In uncultured Bacteroides sp., one genomic interval encodes:
- the secG gene encoding preprotein translocase subunit SecG translates to MYLLLIILIVIAAVLLSFIVLIQNSKGGGLSSGFSSSNQIMGVRKTTDFLEKATWGLAAAIVVLSIITSYTMPAHTAEGSAILEQAQKEEQTNPMNTPAGFATPKTETAPAAAPAQAPAAGSSEATPAAAPTQQAPAKPAK, encoded by the coding sequence ATGTATTTATTATTAATTATCTTAATTGTTATCGCAGCAGTACTATTGAGCTTTATTGTTTTGATACAAAACTCAAAAGGTGGAGGTCTTTCTTCAGGCTTTTCATCATCAAATCAAATCATGGGTGTTCGTAAAACAACAGACTTCCTTGAAAAAGCTACATGGGGATTAGCTGCTGCCATCGTAGTATTAAGTATTATTACTTCTTATACTATGCCAGCTCACACAGCTGAAGGTTCTGCAATTCTTGAACAAGCACAAAAAGAAGAACAAACAAATCCGATGAATACACCGGCTGGTTTCGCAACTCCAAAGACAGAAACAGCTCCGGCTGCTGCTCCTGCACAAGCTCCGGCTGCAGGTTCTTCAGAAGCTACTCCTGCTGCTGCTCCTACTCAACAAGCACCTGCTAAACCTGCAAAATAA
- the rlmN gene encoding 23S rRNA (adenine(2503)-C(2))-methyltransferase RlmN yields MNKQPLLGMTLSELQDITRNLGMPKFTAKQIATWIYDKRVDSINEMTNLSLKQREKLNEEYEIGSSAPIEAMRSVDGTIKYLFRTPDNNFIESVYIPDDDRATLCVSSQVGCKMNCKFCMTGKQGFTTNLNANQIINQIYSIPEREKLTNIVLMGMGEPLDNLDEVLKALDVLTSDYGYKWSSKRITVSTVGLRKGLRHFLEKSNCHLAISIHSPLPAQRSELMPAEKAFSITEVVDLLRNYDFSKQRRLSFEYIVFKGVNDSLIYAKELVKLLRGLDCRINLIRFHAIPGVDLNGADMDTMIKFRDYLTAHGLFTTIRASRGEDIFAACGMLSTAKEQEKNS; encoded by the coding sequence ATGAACAAGCAACCACTCCTAGGGATGACTCTCAGCGAATTACAGGATATAACTCGTAATCTGGGAATGCCTAAATTTACTGCGAAACAAATAGCAACATGGATCTATGATAAAAGAGTAGATTCTATAAACGAAATGACGAATCTTTCGCTAAAGCAACGAGAGAAACTAAATGAAGAATATGAGATTGGTTCAAGCGCTCCTATTGAAGCTATGCGTTCTGTAGATGGCACTATAAAATATCTATTCCGTACTCCAGATAATAATTTTATTGAATCCGTATATATTCCAGATGATGATCGGGCAACACTATGCGTATCTTCGCAGGTTGGTTGCAAAATGAACTGCAAGTTTTGTATGACTGGCAAACAAGGTTTTACTACAAATCTAAATGCAAACCAAATTATCAATCAAATTTATTCTATTCCAGAAAGAGAAAAGCTAACTAATATAGTACTAATGGGAATGGGAGAACCTCTCGATAATTTGGATGAAGTACTTAAAGCTTTAGATGTTTTAACTTCTGATTACGGTTATAAATGGAGTTCAAAACGAATAACAGTATCTACCGTTGGTTTACGCAAAGGACTCAGACATTTTTTGGAAAAAAGCAATTGCCATTTAGCCATTAGTATTCATTCACCACTACCAGCTCAACGATCTGAATTGATGCCTGCAGAAAAAGCTTTTTCAATAACAGAAGTGGTAGATCTGCTACGTAATTATGATTTTAGCAAGCAACGCCGTTTATCCTTTGAATATATTGTATTTAAAGGGGTAAACGACTCTCTTATCTATGCAAAAGAACTGGTCAAACTCTTAAGAGGGCTGGACTGCAGGATAAATCTTATTCGTTTTCATGCAATACCAGGCGTTGACCTGAATGGAGCAGATATGGATACTATGATAAAGTTTCGCGACTATCTTACAGCACATGGACTTTTCACTACAATACGTGCTTCACGTGGAGAAGACATATTCGCAGCATGTGGAATGCTATCTACAGCAAAGGAGCAAGAGAAAAACAGTTAA
- a CDS encoding inositol-3-phosphate synthase — protein MENVNVKPATGKLGVLCVGLGAVTSTFIVGTLMARKGLAKPVGSLSQLATMRVGKGKDKQYKKITEVVPLTDLNDVVFGAWDIFADNAYESAIHAEVLKEKDINPVKDELEAIKPMPAVFDQNFVKRLHGTHVKPEASRWDLTEQVREDIRNFKAANNCERVVVIWAASTEVYLPLSDEHMTLASFEKAMKEDNKELIAPSMCYAYAAVAEGCPFIMGAPNLCVDTPAMWELSKKTSTPISGKDFKTGQTLMKTVLAPMLKTRMLGLDGWFSTNILGNRDGEVLDDPDSFKTKEVSKLSVIETILDGEEHPELYGNIFHKVRINYYPPRNDNKEGWDNLDIFGWMGYPMQIKVDFLCRDSILAAPLLLDLVLFSDLAKRAGRYGIQDWLSFYLKSPMHDFEHKPVHDLFQQFTILKNNLREMGGYEADECVD, from the coding sequence ATGGAAAATGTAAATGTAAAACCGGCAACGGGGAAACTAGGTGTATTGTGTGTAGGTTTAGGTGCAGTTACTTCTACTTTTATTGTAGGAACATTAATGGCTCGTAAAGGTTTGGCTAAACCTGTTGGTTCACTTTCGCAATTGGCTACTATGCGTGTAGGAAAAGGAAAAGATAAGCAATATAAGAAAATTACTGAAGTAGTTCCTTTAACTGACTTAAATGATGTAGTATTTGGCGCATGGGATATTTTTGCCGATAATGCTTATGAATCGGCTATTCATGCAGAAGTTCTAAAAGAAAAAGATATCAATCCTGTAAAGGATGAATTGGAAGCAATCAAACCAATGCCTGCAGTATTCGATCAAAATTTCGTTAAACGCTTACATGGAACACACGTTAAACCAGAAGCTTCACGTTGGGATTTAACTGAACAAGTTCGTGAAGACATCCGTAACTTTAAGGCTGCAAACAATTGCGAACGCGTTGTTGTTATCTGGGCTGCAAGTACAGAAGTTTATTTGCCATTGAGCGACGAACATATGACTCTTGCTTCTTTCGAAAAAGCAATGAAAGAAGACAATAAAGAATTAATTGCTCCAAGTATGTGTTATGCATACGCTGCTGTTGCAGAAGGATGTCCTTTCATTATGGGTGCACCTAATTTATGCGTTGACACTCCAGCTATGTGGGAACTTTCTAAGAAGACAAGTACTCCTATTTCAGGTAAAGACTTCAAGACAGGACAAACATTGATGAAAACTGTGCTTGCTCCAATGTTGAAAACTCGTATGCTTGGTCTTGACGGTTGGTTCTCTACAAACATCTTAGGAAACAGAGACGGTGAAGTTCTTGACGATCCAGATTCATTCAAGACAAAAGAAGTTAGTAAGCTTTCTGTTATCGAAACAATCCTTGACGGAGAAGAACATCCTGAACTTTACGGAAATATCTTCCACAAAGTTCGTATCAACTATTATCCACCACGCAACGACAACAAAGAAGGATGGGACAATCTTGATATTTTCGGATGGATGGGTTACCCAATGCAGATCAAAGTAGATTTCCTTTGCAGAGACTCTATTCTTGCTGCTCCACTTTTGCTTGACCTTGTATTATTCTCTGATCTTGCAAAACGTGCAGGACGTTATGGCATACAAGACTGGTTGTCATTCTACCTAAAGAGCCCAATGCACGATTTCGAGCACAAACCAGTTCACGACTTATTCCAACAATTCACAATTTTGAAAAACAATCTTCGTGAAATGGGTGGATATGAAGCTGACGAATGCGTAGACTAA
- a CDS encoding HAD family hydrolase, with translation MKQFTNIKGIIFDYGGTIDTNGKHWAEVLWSRYKELNIPVSKEEFKKAYIHGERTLATQPLIKPSHNFYDVLLIKAKIQIEYLIQQGFLSSSEQADKYPEEIAKGCYNFAKEVVNKSLFVVKRLLNKYKLTLVSNFYGNINKVLENFGLLCNFSSIIESAVVGVRKPDPAIFTLGVRELGFEAHEVVVIGDSFSKDIIPAKAAGCRTIWLKGEGWGEETDDSVPDAIITDLEQLLNIL, from the coding sequence ATGAAACAATTCACTAATATAAAAGGAATAATTTTCGATTACGGAGGCACTATTGATACAAATGGAAAACATTGGGCCGAAGTACTATGGAGCAGATATAAAGAACTAAATATTCCTGTAAGTAAAGAAGAGTTTAAAAAGGCGTACATACATGGTGAACGAACATTGGCTACTCAGCCATTAATTAAGCCATCTCATAATTTTTATGACGTTTTGCTAATTAAAGCAAAAATTCAAATTGAATATTTAATTCAGCAAGGTTTTCTATCAAGCTCAGAACAAGCAGATAAATACCCTGAAGAGATAGCTAAAGGCTGTTATAACTTTGCCAAAGAGGTGGTCAATAAGTCCCTTTTTGTAGTCAAAAGGTTATTAAATAAATATAAATTAACTCTTGTTTCGAACTTTTACGGAAACATCAATAAAGTACTGGAAAACTTTGGTTTACTTTGTAATTTTAGTAGCATAATTGAATCTGCTGTTGTTGGAGTGAGAAAGCCCGATCCGGCTATTTTTACTCTGGGTGTTCGTGAGCTTGGATTTGAAGCACATGAGGTTGTTGTAATTGGCGATTCTTTTTCAAAAGACATTATTCCCGCAAAGGCCGCAGGTTGTCGTACCATTTGGCTAAAAGGAGAAGGATGGGGTGAAGAAACAGATGATTCTGTTCCTGATGCTATTATCACAGACTTGGAACAATTATTAAATATATTATAA
- a CDS encoding tetratricopeptide repeat protein encodes MNAQNLQQWISHPESLNRDTLYELRTILAHYPYFQSARLLYLKNLYLLHDISFGQELRKAALYVADRRALFNLIEGDKYVIEPKKKEEPSLMKDEPNLDRTLTLIDSFLSSLPEEPLPVKVEYDLSTDYTTYFLQEDSDIAPDESADKKEVPTPKLRGQELIDGFIEKAENEDITKMQISEENEIKTPQPIETVSDENEDDESYFTETLAKIYVKQQRYSKALEIIKKLSLNYPKKNAYFADQIRFLEKLIINAKSK; translated from the coding sequence ATGAACGCTCAGAATCTGCAACAATGGATTTCTCATCCCGAAAGTCTTAATAGAGATACGCTTTACGAACTGAGAACAATACTGGCACACTACCCGTATTTTCAATCAGCCCGACTGCTTTATCTAAAGAACTTATATTTACTCCACGATATTTCTTTTGGTCAGGAGTTACGAAAAGCAGCTCTTTACGTAGCCGATCGTCGTGCTCTTTTTAACTTAATAGAGGGAGATAAATACGTTATTGAGCCAAAGAAAAAAGAAGAGCCTTCTTTAATGAAAGATGAGCCAAATCTGGATCGTACACTAACGCTTATTGATTCATTCCTTTCATCACTGCCGGAAGAGCCACTTCCTGTAAAAGTGGAGTATGATTTATCAACCGACTATACAACTTATTTTCTTCAGGAAGACAGCGATATTGCTCCGGATGAATCTGCCGATAAAAAAGAAGTACCAACGCCTAAATTAAGAGGCCAGGAATTAATTGACGGATTCATAGAGAAAGCAGAGAACGAGGATATAACAAAAATGCAAATTTCGGAAGAAAATGAAATAAAAACTCCTCAGCCCATAGAAACTGTATCGGATGAAAATGAGGACGATGAGAGTTATTTTACCGAAACTTTAGCCAAAATATATGTAAAACAACAAAGATATTCCAAGGCACTTGAAATAATTAAAAAATTAAGTTTGAATTATCCGAAAAAAAATGCTTACTTTGCAGACCAAATAAGATTTTTGGAGAAACTGATTATTAACGCTAAATCAAAATAA
- a CDS encoding sugar phosphate nucleotidyltransferase produces MKFAIISAGEGSRLAQEGIKQPKPLVPLNGMAMIDRLIDIFMKNDATSIAIIINNEHEQTKKHLAELQKKYPLEIIIKSTPGSMHSFFELMPLLKDDKFCLTTVDTIFDEAEFTAYIENFKVSEDDGFMAVTDYIDDEKPLFIAANDSLDITGYYDTKTPECNYISGGIYCLTPSCLETLQHCMDKGLTRMRQFQRALVEEGKKLKAYPFSKILDVDHAEDIAKAEAFLKEPFPIVGIDRGNKYSPNKAGSDALIFSSVKESLEKRGYRVRTYTESHFIDQPMFAPVVFTMARSKMMLDILDLLEQEDALIINSPKGIRNSGRLEMTSLLLSADIPSPVSTILFTNKGIEEQDVPSFPFWIKRGDGHALVKEDVSFVQNKQEASAVLHDFNNRGIKLAVANEHLKGDLIKFYGVAENNFFYWFYPSPTVNSKFGLEAINGEAKGYPFSEEELKSYCEEAANKLELSVYGGDCIVSSTGEIRIIDFNDWPSFAPCSNQAAEAIADLIVKKMQDGKRN; encoded by the coding sequence ATGAAATTTGCTATAATCTCCGCCGGAGAAGGCTCCCGTCTGGCACAAGAAGGGATAAAACAGCCAAAACCTCTGGTTCCTCTTAACGGCATGGCTATGATTGATCGTCTCATAGATATTTTTATGAAGAATGATGCAACTTCCATTGCTATTATAATCAACAACGAGCATGAGCAAACAAAAAAACATCTGGCAGAACTGCAGAAAAAATATCCATTGGAGATTATTATTAAAAGTACTCCTGGATCAATGCATAGTTTCTTTGAACTTATGCCACTGCTCAAAGACGATAAATTTTGTTTAACTACCGTTGATACTATATTTGATGAAGCTGAATTCACAGCATATATAGAAAACTTCAAAGTGTCTGAAGATGACGGCTTTATGGCTGTTACTGATTATATTGATGATGAAAAGCCATTATTTATTGCAGCAAACGATTCACTTGATATTACCGGATATTACGATACTAAAACGCCCGAATGCAATTATATTTCGGGTGGTATCTACTGTCTTACTCCGTCTTGTCTGGAAACCTTGCAACATTGTATGGATAAAGGGTTAACAAGAATGCGACAGTTTCAACGGGCATTAGTAGAAGAAGGCAAAAAGCTGAAAGCATATCCTTTTAGCAAAATTCTGGATGTAGATCATGCAGAAGATATTGCAAAAGCAGAAGCTTTTCTTAAAGAGCCCTTTCCTATTGTCGGGATAGATCGTGGAAACAAGTATTCTCCGAACAAGGCTGGTAGTGATGCCTTAATATTCAGTAGCGTAAAAGAGAGTCTTGAAAAACGCGGTTATAGAGTGCGCACATATACAGAGAGTCATTTTATTGATCAGCCAATGTTTGCACCAGTAGTTTTTACAATGGCTCGCAGTAAGATGATGCTGGACATTCTTGACTTACTTGAGCAAGAAGATGCACTGATTATCAATTCTCCCAAAGGTATCCGAAATTCAGGAAGATTAGAAATGACATCGTTATTACTCTCTGCAGATATACCATCTCCAGTTAGTACGATTCTATTTACCAATAAAGGTATCGAAGAACAAGACGTTCCTAGCTTTCCATTCTGGATTAAACGCGGAGATGGACATGCACTGGTTAAAGAAGATGTTAGTTTTGTTCAGAACAAGCAAGAAGCTTCTGCCGTTTTACACGACTTCAATAACAGAGGTATTAAATTGGCTGTGGCTAACGAACATCTGAAAGGAGATTTAATTAAATTCTATGGTGTAGCAGAAAATAACTTCTTTTACTGGTTTTACCCCTCCCCTACGGTTAATAGTAAATTTGGCCTGGAAGCAATCAACGGAGAAGCAAAAGGCTATCCTTTCTCAGAAGAAGAATTAAAAAGTTATTGTGAGGAAGCAGCCAATAAGCTTGAACTTTCTGTTTATGGAGGAGATTGTATTGTTTCTTCCACCGGAGAAATACGAATTATTGATTTTAATGACTGGCCCAGCTTTGCACCATGCAGCAACCAAGCAGCAGAAGCTATTGCCGATCTTATAGTAAAAAAGATGCAAGATGGAAAAAGAAATTAG
- a CDS encoding CDP-alcohol phosphatidyltransferase family protein, which yields MEKEIRKMELEASLKSLDTEEFIDIHFYRPIGYRWALFFKRLGISPNTVTVASIFLGVAAGILFYFEDIKMTLCGIFLLIWANSYDSADGQLARLTGQKSEIGRILDGVSGDFWFITIYACICLRLTPEWGIWIWLLAAITGFFHSKQAAMADYYRNIHLFFLKGKAGSELDNSAQQKELFKSLSWKNDFIRKLFIFFYKDYTASQEKLTPKFQLLFNSIKEKYGDNIPQTFKDEFRALSKPLMKYTNILSFNTRVIALFISLLINKPWIYFVFEITVLNILLVYMIMSHESFCGMLNKKIS from the coding sequence ATGGAAAAAGAAATTAGAAAAATGGAGCTGGAAGCTTCATTAAAATCGCTGGATACCGAAGAATTCATTGATATTCATTTTTACCGACCAATAGGATATCGTTGGGCTTTATTTTTCAAACGATTAGGAATTTCTCCAAATACCGTTACTGTAGCAAGTATATTTCTTGGAGTTGCTGCAGGAATTCTTTTTTATTTCGAAGATATTAAGATGACGCTCTGCGGAATTTTTTTATTAATATGGGCTAATTCTTATGATAGTGCAGACGGACAACTAGCTCGCCTTACCGGACAAAAATCCGAAATCGGACGTATTCTTGATGGCGTTAGCGGTGATTTTTGGTTTATTACAATTTACGCCTGCATTTGTTTACGCCTCACTCCGGAATGGGGAATATGGATTTGGTTGTTAGCTGCAATTACTGGATTCTTTCATAGCAAGCAAGCTGCGATGGCCGATTACTACCGCAATATTCATTTGTTTTTCCTAAAAGGAAAAGCCGGAAGCGAACTCGATAATTCAGCTCAACAGAAAGAATTATTTAAATCACTGTCATGGAAAAATGATTTTATCAGAAAATTATTTATATTCTTCTATAAAGATTATACAGCTTCTCAGGAAAAATTAACTCCTAAATTTCAGTTACTATTCAACAGTATAAAAGAAAAATACGGAGATAATATACCCCAAACTTTTAAAGATGAATTTAGAGCTTTAAGCAAGCCATTGATGAAATACACCAATATATTATCATTCAACACCAGAGTTATTGCTTTGTTTATCAGCCTTCTCATTAACAAACCGTGGATCTACTTTGTATTCGAAATAACGGTACTCAATATCTTACTAGTATATATGATAATGAGCCATGAATCATTCTGTGGTATGTTAAATAAAAAAATATCTTAA
- a CDS encoding LptE family protein: MDWINKLKQPLALLSLLILMSSCKIGYKFNGSSIDYTKIKTISIATFPIKSDYVYAPLATKFNDDLKDIFIRQTRLSLVPRNGDLNIEGEITGYQQLNKTVKADGYASETELRITVVVRFVNNKDHSQDLNDQQFTAFRNYNSSLMLTAVQDQLIAEMTKEITEQIFNATVANW; the protein is encoded by the coding sequence ATGGATTGGATAAATAAATTAAAACAACCGCTTGCTTTACTCTCATTGCTTATATTGATGAGTTCGTGCAAGATTGGATATAAGTTTAACGGTTCGTCTATCGACTATACCAAGATAAAGACTATATCAATCGCTACCTTTCCTATAAAGTCAGATTACGTATATGCACCATTGGCTACTAAATTCAATGACGATTTGAAAGATATCTTTATCCGTCAGACTCGTTTGAGCCTTGTTCCGCGTAACGGAGATTTAAACATTGAAGGAGAAATTACCGGTTACCAGCAGCTAAATAAAACTGTTAAAGCCGACGGATATGCATCGGAAACAGAACTTCGTATCACGGTCGTTGTACGTTTTGTCAACAACAAAGATCATTCGCAGGACTTGAATGACCAACAATTCACAGCTTTCCGGAATTACAATTCATCTCTGATGCTGACAGCTGTTCAGGATCAGTTGATTGCTGAGATGACAAAAGAAATAACAGAACAGATTTTTAACGCAACAGTAGCAAACTGGTAA
- the pdxA gene encoding 4-hydroxythreonine-4-phosphate dehydrogenase PdxA translates to MEDNNKIRIGITQGDINGVGYEVILKTFSDQAMLELCTPIIYGSPKVAAYHRKALDLSTNFSIINTAAEATHNKLSVVNCTDDEIKVEFTKPTPEAGKAAYEALEKAVEEYKKGLIDVIITAPINKNTIQSKDFYFPGHTEYLEDKLGEGNKSLMILMKDDFRVALVTGHIPVADIAKSITKEKIIEKIEIFNRSLKQDFRIDSPRIAVLALNPHAGDNGLIGKEEEEIIIPAIKEMSEKGIQCFGPYPADGFMGAGNFNHFDGILAMYHDQGLAPFKSIAMDEGVNYTAGLPVIRTSPAHGTAYDIAGQGLASEDSFRQAIYVAIDVFRNRRFEKEIHANPLRKQYYEKRDDSDKLKLDTIDDEI, encoded by the coding sequence ATGGAAGATAATAATAAAATACGGATTGGTATTACCCAAGGGGATATCAACGGTGTAGGATATGAAGTTATTTTAAAGACTTTTTCCGACCAAGCAATGCTTGAACTTTGTACTCCTATCATTTATGGTTCGCCTAAAGTTGCAGCATATCATCGCAAAGCATTAGACTTATCGACAAACTTTAGTATAATTAATACAGCTGCAGAAGCAACACATAATAAACTTAGTGTTGTTAATTGTACAGACGATGAAATAAAAGTTGAGTTTACCAAACCTACCCCAGAAGCGGGTAAAGCAGCTTACGAAGCTTTAGAAAAAGCTGTGGAAGAGTATAAAAAAGGATTAATTGATGTAATTATCACTGCACCTATTAACAAAAACACCATTCAATCAAAAGATTTTTATTTTCCCGGGCACACTGAATACCTGGAAGATAAATTAGGAGAAGGGAACAAATCATTAATGATCTTAATGAAAGACGATTTTCGTGTTGCATTGGTTACCGGACATATACCTGTAGCAGATATTGCGAAATCTATTACTAAGGAAAAGATCATTGAAAAAATAGAAATATTTAATAGATCTTTAAAACAAGATTTCAGAATAGACAGTCCTCGAATTGCAGTATTAGCTCTTAACCCACATGCAGGAGACAATGGATTAATTGGCAAAGAAGAAGAAGAAATTATTATTCCGGCCATTAAAGAAATGTCTGAGAAAGGTATTCAGTGTTTTGGACCTTACCCAGCTGACGGATTTATGGGAGCCGGTAATTTTAATCATTTTGATGGGATACTTGCCATGTATCATGATCAGGGATTAGCACCTTTCAAAAGTATTGCAATGGACGAAGGAGTAAATTATACAGCAGGACTTCCTGTAATCAGAACTTCTCCGGCTCACGGCACAGCTTACGACATAGCCGGACAAGGATTGGCTTCAGAAGATTCTTTCCGTCAGGCTATTTACGTTGCTATAGATGTATTCCGTAACCGTCGTTTTGAAAAAGAAATACATGCTAATCCGCTTCGCAAGCAGTACTATGAAAAACGTGATGACAGCGACAAACTGAAACTCGACACTATTGATGACGAAATTTAA
- a CDS encoding sigma-54 dependent transcriptional regulator, which yields MTRSEIQQVKQRFGIIGNTETLNRAIDIAIQVAPTDLSVLITGESGVGKESFPQIIHQYSRRKHGQYIAVNCGAIPEGTIDSELFGHEKGAFTGAIGERKGYFGEADGGTIFLDEVGELPLPTQARLLRVLESGEFIKVGSSKVQKTDVRIVAATNVNLREAISSGKFREDLYYRLNTVPVQIPPLRERPEDIVLLFRKFASDFAEKYRMPAIQLSEDAKRVLVSYSWPGNVRQLKNITEQISIIETNREITPAILQTYLPEQPGEKLPMLFGGKQQGKTFESEREILYQVLFDMRQDVTELKKLVHDIMTDKAQPVATQTVVNHVPTINIPSNNNISSVHHPIHVEDDIQDTEEYVEESLSLDDLEKEMIRKALQKHHGKRKNAAKDLNISERTLYRKIKEYGLDK from the coding sequence ATGACTAGATCTGAGATTCAACAAGTAAAGCAACGATTCGGTATTATCGGTAATACGGAAACACTGAATAGAGCCATCGATATTGCTATCCAAGTGGCTCCGACCGATTTATCTGTATTAATCACAGGAGAAAGCGGTGTTGGTAAAGAAAGTTTTCCTCAAATTATACATCAGTACAGCCGTCGGAAACACGGTCAATATATAGCAGTAAACTGTGGAGCTATTCCTGAAGGAACTATTGATTCTGAGCTTTTCGGACACGAAAAAGGAGCTTTTACAGGAGCTATAGGCGAACGTAAAGGTTATTTCGGTGAAGCTGATGGCGGTACTATATTTCTTGATGAAGTGGGAGAATTACCTCTCCCAACCCAGGCACGCCTGCTACGAGTACTGGAAAGTGGCGAATTTATTAAAGTTGGCTCATCGAAAGTGCAAAAAACAGATGTACGCATTGTTGCAGCTACAAATGTAAACCTGCGCGAAGCAATTTCTTCCGGAAAATTCCGTGAGGATCTTTATTACAGATTAAACACTGTTCCTGTGCAGATTCCTCCTTTACGGGAACGCCCTGAAGATATTGTACTTTTATTCCGCAAATTTGCTTCAGACTTTGCCGAGAAATATCGCATGCCAGCTATTCAATTATCCGAAGATGCTAAACGAGTACTGGTATCTTATTCCTGGCCGGGAAATGTGCGTCAGCTAAAGAATATTACAGAACAAATATCAATCATTGAAACAAACCGCGAAATTACCCCGGCTATTCTTCAAACTTATCTTCCCGAACAACCGGGAGAGAAGTTGCCAATGCTTTTTGGAGGCAAACAGCAAGGCAAAACTTTTGAAAGCGAACGGGAAATTCTTTATCAGGTATTGTTCGATATGCGGCAAGATGTTACAGAACTAAAGAAACTGGTACATGATATTATGACGGATAAGGCACAACCTGTTGCAACACAAACAGTAGTCAACCATGTACCTACCATCAATATCCCTTCAAACAACAACATTTCATCCGTACACCACCCTATTCACGTGGAAGATGATATTCAGGATACAGAGGAATATGTGGAAGAATCTCTTTCTTTAGACGATCTTGAAAAGGAGATGATTAGAAAAGCACTGCAAAAGCATCATGGTAAACGTAAAAACGCAGCTAAAGATTTAAATATCTCCGAGCGCACACTATACAGAAAAATAAAAGAATATGGATTGGATAAATAA
- a CDS encoding lysylphosphatidylglycerol synthase transmembrane domain-containing protein: MNNNYRNIFFLVGIIAIVIMFSTFDMKFDELLSNLKRAGLWFPIVMLLWVFIYMINALSWYMIINDDGTRKVPFLKVYKYTITGFALNYATPVGLMGGEPYRIMELTPYVGVSKATSSVILYVMMHIFAHFCFWFSSIFLFIILYPVNIPTGIMLIFATIFCLFFIYFFVKGYKNGMAVKALCLCKRIPFLKNWAIRFATEKKETLERIDSQIADLHKQRKKTFYTSLCLEFTTRIIGSLEVFFILKILTPDVNFLNCILIMAFTTLFSNLFFFLPMQLGAREGGMAIATGELGLTGAFGIYTGLITRVRELMWIGIGMLLMKVGNKNKILSNNNINETIH; encoded by the coding sequence GTGAATAATAACTATCGTAACATATTCTTTTTAGTTGGTATAATTGCTATCGTAATTATGTTCTCCACTTTTGACATGAAGTTTGATGAACTTTTAAGCAATTTAAAAAGAGCAGGATTATGGTTTCCGATAGTAATGTTATTATGGGTGTTTATTTACATGATAAATGCACTTTCCTGGTACATGATCATTAATGATGATGGAACAAGAAAAGTACCCTTTCTAAAAGTATATAAATATACAATTACAGGTTTTGCGCTTAATTATGCTACTCCAGTGGGATTAATGGGAGGCGAACCTTACCGAATTATGGAATTAACCCCCTACGTTGGAGTTAGTAAAGCCACATCTTCCGTAATATTATATGTAATGATGCACATCTTTGCACATTTCTGTTTCTGGTTTTCATCCATTTTTCTGTTTATTATTCTTTATCCGGTAAATATACCGACTGGAATTATGCTGATCTTCGCCACTATTTTTTGCCTTTTTTTTATTTACTTTTTTGTTAAAGGGTACAAAAATGGAATGGCAGTAAAGGCACTTTGTCTATGTAAAAGAATTCCTTTCCTTAAAAACTGGGCTATCCGCTTTGCAACAGAAAAGAAAGAAACTCTAGAACGAATTGATAGCCAGATTGCAGATTTACACAAACAACGAAAAAAGACCTTTTACACCTCTTTATGCCTGGAATTTACAACCAGAATTATCGGTAGTCTGGAAGTTTTTTTCATTCTAAAGATTCTTACTCCTGATGTTAATTTTCTGAATTGCATTCTCATTATGGCGTTTACAACGTTGTTTTCTAACTTATTTTTCTTCTTGCCCATGCAATTGGGAGCACGAGAAGGAGGAATGGCTATTGCAACCGGAGAACTAGGATTGACAGGCGCCTTCGGTATATATACAGGTTTAATAACCAGGGTACGAGAACTAATGTGGATAGGTATTGGTATGCTGCTAATGAAAGTAGGTAATAAAAACAAGATACTCTCAAATAATAATATAAATGAAACAATTCACTAA